Proteins from one Xenopus tropicalis strain Nigerian chromosome 1, UCB_Xtro_10.0, whole genome shotgun sequence genomic window:
- the pus1 gene encoding tRNA pseudouridine synthase A: MADPEKESLLKNVTTGDIRKACVLQEESEGQEKNGHQAKKFKADQEELSKKHPKRKVVLLMAYSGKGYHGMQRNVGSSQFKTIEDELVQALVLSGCIPDNHAEDMKKMSFQRCARTDKGVSAAGQVVSLKIWLIDNVVEKINENLPSHIRILGLKRVTGRFNSKNSCDARTYSYTLPTFAFSHKDKEAQDENFRLSQETLNRVNELLALYKGTRNFHNFTSQKGPRDPSAKRYIMEMHCEPPFQQGGLELAVIKVKGQSFMMHQIRKMIGLVIAVVKGFAPTSIIERSWGEEKVDIPKAPGLGLVLERVHFEKYNRRFGNDGLHESLNWTEEEEKIESFKKEHIYPTIIQTEIDEKSMLAWLATLPIHDYDATSVQQNQDNHKAEGAVAGISDEEIESD, encoded by the exons ATGGCTGATCCCGAGAAAGAGTCTTTGTTAAAAAACGTTACCACAGGGGACATCAGGAAGGCATGTGTTCTCCAGGAGGAGTCGGAAGGACAGGAAAAAAATGGACACCAAGCTAAGAAATTTAAGGCTGATCAAGAGGAGCTGAGTAAGAAGCATCCTAAACGGAAAGTAGTTCTCTTAATGGCCTACTCTGGGAAAGGCTACCATGGCATGCAG AGAAATGTGGGTTCCTCCCAGTTTAAGACCATAGAGGATGAACTTGTTCAAGCATTGGTTTTGTCTGGATGTATCCCTGACAATCATGCAGAAGACATGAAAAAGATGTCATTTCAACGTTGTGCTCGCACAGATAAA GGGGTTTCCGCTGCTGGACAAGTTGTATCCCTAAAGATTTGGTTGATAGATAATGTAGTTGAAAAGATTAATGAAAATCTGCCCTCTCATATTAGGATACTTG gatTGAAGCGAGTAACAGGCAGGTTTAACTCAAAGAACAGCTGTGACGCTCGCACCTACTCTTACACATTGCCAACCTTCGCTTTCTCACATAAAGACAAAGAGGCACAAGATGAAAACTTTCGACTGAGTCAGGAAACGCTAAACAGAGTAAATGAACTTCTTGCACTTTACAAAGGCACTCGCAACTTTCACAACTTTACCTCTCAGAAAGGACCAAGAGATCCTAGTGCAAAGCGCTATATCATGGAAATGCATTGTGAGCCTCCTTTTCAGCAAGGGGGGCTGGAGTTAGCAGTGATCAAGGTAAAAGGCCAAAGCTTTATGATGCACCAGATCCGCAAAATGATTGGATTAGTCATTGCTGTGGTGAAGGGCTTTGCTCCCACATCCATCATAGAACGTAGCTGGGGAGAAGAAAAAGTGGACATTCCTAAAGCTCCTGGTTTAGGTCTGGTACTTGAGAGGGTTCACTTTGAAAAGTACAACAGACGCTTTGGAAATGATGGACTTCATGAATCTCTGAATtggacagaagaagaagaaaaaattgaGTCTTTTAAGAAGGAGCATATTTACCCCACTATTATTCAGACGGAAATTGACGAGAAGTCTATGCTTGCTTGGCTCGCCACTCTGCCCATCCATGACTATGATGCCACATCTGTACAACAAAACCAAGACAACCATAAG GCAGAAGGAGCAGTGGCTGGAATCAGTGATGAAGAGATAGAATCGGATTGA